One Serinus canaria isolate serCan28SL12 chromosome Z, serCan2020, whole genome shotgun sequence DNA window includes the following coding sequences:
- the SYT4 gene encoding synaptotagmin-4, giving the protein MAPIADSRQQFDEIPTVVGIFSAFGLVFSVSLFAWICCQRKSSKSNKTPPYKFVHVLKGVDIYPENLNSKKKFGADDKSEAKNKSAMPKNSLHLDLEKRDLNGNFPKTTTKTQGSPDLENSSPKHFAERKKDSVSPDSLKSITSLSSEDKQDKLGTLFFSLEYNFEKKAFVVNIKEARGLPAMDEQSMTSDPYIKMTILPEKKHKVKTRVLRKTLDPAFDETFTFYGIPYSQIQDLTLHFMILSFDRFSRDDVIGEVLIPLAGIELSEGRLLMDREIIKRNVRKSSGRGELLVSLCYQSTTNTLTVVVLKARHLPKSDVSGLSDPYVKVNLYHAKKRISKKKTHVKKCTPNAVFNELFVFDIPCEGLDDISIEFLVLDSDRGSRNEVIGRLTLGSSAEGTGGEHWKEICEYPRRQIAKWHMLCDG; this is encoded by the exons ATGGCTCCGATAGCGGACAGCCGCCAGCAGTTCG aTGAAATTCCTACAGTGGTTGGGATATTTAGTGCATTTGGCCTTGTCTTCTCTGTCTCCCTCTTTGCTTGGATCTGCTGCCAACGCAAATCTTCCAAGTCCAATAAGACCCCTCCATACAAGTTTGTCCATGTTCTGAAGGGGGTTGATATTTACCCTGAGAATCTCAACAGCAAGAAGAAGTTTGGAGCAGATGATAAAAGTGAAGCAAAGAACAAATCAGCAATGCCAAAGAACTCTCTCCATCTTgacctggagaagagagatcTAAATGGCAATTTCCccaaaacaaccacaaaaacgCAGGGCTCTCCAGATCTTGAAAATTCATCTCCTAAGCATtttgcagaaaggaagaaagattCAGTATCCCCTGATAGCTTAAAATCCATCACTTCTCTGTCATCTGAAGACAAACAAGACAAGCTAGGaactctctttttctccttagagTACAACTTTGAGAAAAAAGCATTTGTAGTGAACATCAAAGAAGCTCGTGGGCTGCCAGCAATGGATGAACAGTCAATGACTTCTGATCCCTACATCAAAATGACAATCCTGCCTGAGAAAAAGCACAAGGTGAAAACCAGAGTGCTCAGAAAAACCTTAGATCCAGCTTTCGATGAGACTTTCACATTTTATGGGATCCCCTACAGCCAAATTCAAGACTTAACGCTTCACTTCATGATCTTGAGCTTTGACAGATTTTCCAGAGATGATGTCATTGGAGAAGTCCTCATCCCCCTTGCTGGAATTGAACTCTCAGAAGGAAGGCTGCTAATGGACAGAGAGATCATCAAAAGAAATGTTAGG AAATCATCTGGTCGTGGAGAATTACTGGTCTCTCTCTGTTATCAATCTACAACAAACACACTCACTGTCGTTGTTCTAAAAGCCAGGCATCTACCTAAATCTGATGTGTCAGGATTATCAG ACCCTTATGTCAAAGTGAACCTGTACCATGCCAAGAAGAGaatttctaaaaagaaaacacatgtgAAGAAGTGCACCCCCAATGCAGTGTTCAATGAATTGTTTGTCTTTGACATTCCTTGCGAGGGCCTTGATGATATCAGCATtgaatttctggttttagaTTCAGATAGGGGGTCAAGGAATGAGGTCATTGGACGGTTAACCTTGGGATCTTCAGCAGAAGGAACAGGTGGAGAGCACTGGAAAGAAATTTGTGAATATCCTAGGAGACAAATTGCCAAATGGCATATGTTATGTGATGGCTAG